From the Oryctolagus cuniculus chromosome 17, mOryCun1.1, whole genome shotgun sequence genome, the window Agcacggccggcaccgcggctcactaggctaatcctccgccttgcagcaccggcacaccgggttctagtcccggttggggcaccggattctgtcccggttgcccctcttccaggccagctctctgctgtggccagggagtgcagtggaggatggcccaggtgcttgggccctgcaccccatgggagaccaggaaaagcacctggctcctggctcctgccatcggatcagtgtggtgcgccggccgcagcgcgccggccgcggcggccattggagggtgaaccaacggcaaaggaagacctttctctctgtctctctctctcactgtccactctgcctgtcaaaaaaaaaaaaaaaaaccctgcagaagtggaaacatttccagtcagccacgaggtcacaacaactcaggcctcagtcccagctctgcctccaacgcctcttgaagaggttgaaccactgccaattcaatctccagaagttatgcaggatgagaaaccctctatgacccagcaggaggaaacagctgaaattttacaggcccccgaagaggctgcaccttctccaatccatcaggaagcccaagctcacgcctcagtgttccctacggagcatgagcctttgaaagaccaggaggcagacacagctcagcagccaaagcccccagaagaggatgagcactccccacttccaggggtcccagctcagcctgaacaactgaaggaaccttcaccaagccagcaggggatttccgttccacctctagagcgccccgtgagtgcttaccaattaccactccaacagggaaacacaaaccagccttcagatatcttcccagagatgagtgatgctattccaatgaatatgacattttcacctcatattccagaagaaatactcagaactcagcatttaaggatgtctaaaaccaaaccaaaacatgtggatattgaccttaccagaaccctaaagcccactccagaagtttatccttactggagtcagcaggaaggacctgcccagcctacagttcccaccaagcaagttgaattttctccaacccagcttgggcctcctcttgccaagcctccagcactgcctgaaaagatggaactttctccagctgagcctctagagcccctcaagaatgcagaacaagctccagtgcaaaatgtagccccagccaagccacaagacttccctgacactcaatcatctgtaacccagcaggagcttcaaactcagcaaccaaacctgaccaaagtcacaggtcaacctttggatgtggaactcaccataactacacaacctggaatggaaggcggactttctccaatcatgcaggaggccccagttcagcttccagggccatctaaggaaggtatagctcaacccccaggatatcagggggtgacagttccaacaccagctcaggatcaagctccgtttccaaaatcaccccgcatcacatttcaaccttttgatctggcacttacaataactccacagcccattacagaggctgaacttgccacaaatgtgcaggagactccacctaaagaatctgtagctcagccaccagtgcatcatgagggtcaaaatcaacctccactatcacccagtgtcacaaatcaacctttagacctggcacttaccattactacagaacctactacagaggctgagcatcctgcagacctgagcaagactacagctccatctccaaacctgactccagtcacaactcaacatctggacctgggacttaccataactccagaaaccagcagtatggtgactgaaccctctacagacatgcaggagacctccagtcaacctcccatggagggtgtaacccaatctccaatacatcaagaggtgacagttccaacactgggtcataatcaagctcaatatccaacattgcctcacatcacagttcagcctttggacacagtgcttaccataaatgcaaagcgtaccaggaaggctgaacattctacagccctgaagaagactaaagtacctcccgtgctccatgaggaggtactttcacaaccagaccaggttcaggctcagcatccaaccctgacagaagtcacagttcaaccttttgatgtagaacttaccctaactccagaatccattgtggagggtgaaccactcccaaccatgcaggagacttcagggcagcctccagggccacataatgaagtggtctatcagcctccagtttattatgagatggtagttccaaaaccaagtcaagatcaaactccgcatccaatgtcacccagtggcacagctgaaccttcgaagttagagtcaaccataactcaggtacccactacacaggatgaacattctacagccttcaagtctatatctcctcctccttatccaatgtaccctgaggtgacattttcacctccagtccagattcagactcagtatacaaacctgcctcaagtcacagtcaagcctctggacctggaaattacccaaactccacaacgtactacagaggctacaccttctactaccatgcaaatgaccctaactcagtctacagagccactaaaggagctcataactcagtccccaggggacaatgagatgacagttccaacagcaggtcagcatcaagctcagcacccaacatcacccagtgtcatagctcagccttccaagatggagctaaccataactctggtacccactgcaaaagctggccattctccatccctgaagaagactacagatctacatccaggccaggttcagactcagcactcaaccctaactgaagtcacagatcaacccctgaatgcggctgccaccataaatgtctgtgagctctgcacctgcaaagatgagacactttcgtgcactggcctcagcccagtgcagaagcttcacagagttcctgtaccagagcccaacagctacaatggcaccttcagcatattgtaagaatctcccttcctcatggttccctacagcctgcctgtctcagcagcttttacccaagatcttct encodes:
- the LOC138846265 gene encoding leucine-rich repeat-containing protein 37A3-like, which translates into the protein MERDSSPAQQEGSAQTPGPPVETEPYISEQEQPMRPSESSEGVESSGKKTEVPAQLPSPHTVTILPPGHHQVQQYDLPNVTTKPPDLQLTLTPKPAARPAPRLTRLILRLAAPAHRVLVPVGAPDSVPVAPLPGQLSAVARECSGGWPRCLGPAPHGRPGKAPGSWLLPSDQCGAPAAARRPRRPLEGEPTAKEDLSLCLSLSLSTLPVKKKKKNPAEVETFPVSHEVTTTQASVPALPPTPLEEVEPLPIQSPEVMQDEKPSMTQQEETAEILQAPEEAAPSPIHQEAQAHASVFPTEHEPLKDQEADTAQQPKPPEEDEHSPLPGVPAQPEQLKEPSPSQQGISVPPLERPVSAYQLPLQQGNTNQPSDIFPEMSDAIPMNMTFSPHIPEEILRTQHLRMSKTKPKHVDIDLTRTLKPTPEVYPYWSQQEGPAQPTVPTKQVEFSPTQLGPPLAKPPALPEKMELSPAEPLEPLKNAEQAPVQNVAPAKPQDFPDTQSSVTQQELQTQQPNLTKVTGQPLDVELTITTQPGMEGGLSPIMQEAPVQLPGPSKEGIAQPPGYQGVTVPTPAQDQAPFPKSPRITFQPFDLALTITPQPITEAELATNVQETPPKESVAQPPVHHEGQNQPPLSPSVTNQPLDLALTITTEPTTEAEHPADLSKTTAPSPNLTPVTTQHLDLGLTITPETSSMVTEPSTDMQETSSQPPMEGVTQSPIHQEVTVPTLGHNQAQYPTLPHITVQPLDTVLTINAKRTRKAEHSTALKKTKVPPVLHEEVLSQPDQVQAQHPTLTEVTVQPFDVELTLTPESIVEGEPLPTMQETSGQPPGPHNEVVYQPPVYYEMVVPKPSQDQTPHPMSPSGTAEPSKLESTITQVPTTQDEHSTAFKSISPPPYPMYPEVTFSPPVQIQTQYTNLPQVTVKPLDLEITQTPQRTTEATPSTTMQMTLTQSTEPLKELITQSPGDNEMTVPTAGQHQAQHPTSPSVIAQPSKMELTITLVPTAKAGHSPSLKKTTDLHPGQVQTQHSTLTEVTDQPLNAAATINVCELCTCKDETLSCTGLSPVQKLHRVPVPEPNSYNGTFSILNFQGNSISFIDENVWKAYRWAETLILSENDLTELHKDSFEGLLSLQHLDLSCNKIEFIERRAFESLPFLQSINLGCNLLTELSFGTFQAWHGMQFLHNVNLNRNPLKNVEDSYLFKLPALKYLDLGTTQVPLTTVENILMMTLQLENLILPSHMACCLCQFKHTIEVVCNTVKLHCDNECLPNTTHCLEEASIGNPKGAFMKILQARKNNTSKQLTIEPGNPVSERNSVDFPGHMSEQRDFNNESDIISALNYILPYFSEEILQNVESTLLPFITLLFSNVQDRDKSLSYVKTHIRRPSHPYRNKLRKLYFLQNLLDEEIQEKIDEVKKEEKAMLMQPILLGPQFNPQILQKKSETAPSQENSLATMPSVGYRLQRVKKVIKGPKGLRERHLQEMRKSLGRRRGTWPFAESIGGRRLGRAGSRELKELQVAQRPRQVAGNSLHTEPLLTKEREAAASSFLKKHILGRPSTSPAKSLSEINNKGKDLTYTIFVLEDANARAKNKAAGKPIWHSRQNYRFHKTRSHLVLRTPKAKLSRKFRRKNSLNRLTAGKRPPFPALRSLINSPSGEAFSSPGGLHSQGSPPLREPSIEDTREENHSGGRVFEENVLPENTTAHEETLPGDKMHTDPSATDSAGTEFDLMPTVDQTKETQWEYPSEGTEAPTTPAGFTYPVMLSQGQQFEIQLNPQLQSLIPNTDMKKLISHVIRTLKMDCSEAQVQLPCAKLTSKTGILMKLLSEQQEEKIAKEEWDAEQWRTETYINESTEAPSGQKEQESSKVRTGDLHFPIT